GAGCATGTGGTCCTCTGTCTGCACCAGGGCTCGATAGCCCACGGAGTCATCCTTCTTCAGGAAAACCTGGATGTACAGCtgggaaagaaacaaaacaaaacaaaggcaaGGAAACAGCAAAATTAATGATCACATCATCTCCTTGAAGACAGAAGAAATCAGGTGAAACCAGAGCAAAGTGATGCTGTAATCCCTGGAATGctttttcccttggaaaaatTCCAAGATCCCTGGAATGCTTTTCCCCTTGGCTGCCAAACCAGGGAAGGAGGAGCACTGAAATAacccctccctgctcacctgcTGTGGCTTGGCCCCTCCTTGCTCCAGGGTGAAGGTGATTGTGGTGTCCAACAATCTTTGCCCAGTCTCAACCAGGTAGAGGTTTATGTTGTAGGTTTGATTGGAGCAGGTTAAGGAATCCTGTAGCAGTGGGCAGAAAAGAGGGGTTACACCCACACCACACCAAATCCTGCAGCAGGATTCCATCCCCACCAAAAACTGGGGCTTCAGGATATTTTTAGGCTGTGCTTTTAGGTTGTAGAGCTGGTGTAAGAGCTCTGTCATTCTGCTCCTGCAGGTGAAGGAATAAAATGGACTGACAAGAGCTTGGGAACAAGAGCACCCCATACCTGCCTGCGGGCATCCTCCagagtgctgccagcttggagcCCATCAGAGATTCCAGGTTTCTGAAGTGAGGATGAGAGGAGATGTAACATGGCTTCAGACACcagtaaagtaaaaaaaaattaggttttcAATTGCCTGACAAATCTCAGCTTGCCTGTGATATCAGGCAGGAAACAGCTCTGCCCTGTTCTGATAAAAATAAAGTATGTTTGATACCCCCAAGAACTGAAATCCTCTGTGGATCAGGAAAGCCAATTCCTTGGCACATGCCCACCTTCCACAGGGCTGAAACAGGATATTCACTGAGCTGGACATAATCAAGCCCTGCTTGTGTTATCACTGAAACTTATcaaatcctcctcttcctcaaggggctccccatccctgggcCTGTGAAACCCCAGTggagcccagccccagagcacatccccagagctgggctgctcccagAGGACAGGAACTGTGCTCACCAGTTCATTCCTGCATGTCAGCACAGCAGCCACTGTCTTCTCCCCAGTCGTTGCAAAACTCACTAGAGCTgcctggaaagggaaaaaaagtagcAAGAAATCATTAAAGAAAACTCTCAAGAAACCCCTAAACCTCACGAAAAAGTACTTGTGAAGTAAATAAAACCACAGTGAAATTAAAAGCAGGTGAAGTGTCACAGCCAAATTTAAAATTGTATATACAGGAAAAATTCTACTTCTCCTAAAGATGGGAGCAGTTGAGCTGCTAAAAGTTTTTGAGCCATGGTGCCCAGAGTTCCTGAGACTTGCAGACCTGCTGGCCCAGCAGGGTGAAGGAtgctcagctgcccctggcccTGTCCCTGGTCCATCTCTCACCTGCTGGAAGTCCCGGAGGtggctgagcagcccctgcttgTACTGCAGCAGGGAGAAGTGGCTTGGGGACAGCTGCAGGAAGAACTGAGTCCGTGAGGCGCCGGTGACACTGGGCTGAGTGGCCAAGATCCTGGCCTGGAAGTCATCTGCAAACTCCAGCTCCAGGGACTGCAGGGGAGACAAGCACATGTGCTGGGGAGCCATCCTGCAGTGGGACCAACAGCTCcctcccctcagcagcagccagagatCCCCTGAGTcagggggcagagcaggagcagggaaggctgaggctCCACTGGAGCAAAGCTCAGAAGACATTGATCCAGAAGGAAGAACAGACAAAAAGATTTACCACCCTCCCCTCAATTTACAGAGCATGACCCATCATCTCCAATCACCCCCCAGTTCACCAACAGACTGGGGAGATGTCACCATAACGGGTCAGGACCAGGTAATGAGTGACAGAGACTCTCAAGACATTCACAAAAGGCTAATTCACTTTATTAAGAAACCTAGAAGGCTAATTcactttattaagaaacccagtGCTTTTTATACCCTAATTCACTACAGGTGGACCTGACTGGGCCTTTAATTAAAACATCAtcccattggctaattaagaagccACCCTTTGGTAAAGAAACTTATAAGCAATACAGCTTATTACAAACACCAGGTGCAGATTGTTTAGAATtctctctctccagctccctcacaTTTCCCAGGCTGATTCCAGGAAAACTTATTTATTTATCTAGCTTTGTCTCTCTGTGACCAGGCTGTCACCACAGGGAACCAGCTGCAGCTGGGTGAGGAATGGCAGCAGTGCTCACCTGCAGAGGGATGCTCCTCATGTCCTGCTCCGTGTCCAGGGCACAGACGTGCAGGGAACGTGTGGCTGTGTCCACACacaccagcacagcctcccccaccacggcacaggggccctgcagagcccccagccaCGGGGCTGCCACCCTCACCTGCAGAGAGACACAGCCAGCTCAGAgcacacagcctgcacagcacacagcctgcacagcacggCAAGTCAGTTCTTTTTAGTCCCAGTTGAGAAAAACTACCTGTCAGCCTGAGGGTTGTGGATAATCTTGGCTAACAGCTGCCAGCCTGCCTCAGTTTGGCTTCCAGGGCATTCAGCCATGGAATCCCTGGCGTGGAGGCAATGCCTCAGGGAAAGGGAGGGGTCTCTGTGGCACAACAATTGATTTCTCTGCCCACCACACCACAGGGTTGGAAGTGCATTTGTTCACATCAAATCCAGCTGTTGTCACTATAGTGCAAGAGCTCTGTTGtgattacattgcaagggttccatattgctagagttttgatgtttcttgtaggcagctcctctaggcactgactcttccttgtccctgCAGtaaactgactccagttcccctcaaccaaccaatccactctttcacaacactcttcttattgcctacagctgtggcctgttaccatcaggcctgctcctaatcctcaataattaacccagctgcaactctttagggggtaagattactttctatgcTACCTTTATTTactatattctatccccctacattgAGCACTCTGGCTGCCCTACCTGTCTGGTGATTTCCCCATCCTCCACGCTGAAGGTCAGCACGCTCAGGTGGCTCTGGGGGACGATGCCAACCACGTGGATCACCCCGGTGCCACGGGAGTACAGCAGCTCGTACTGAGTGCTCTCACTGCAACACAGGAGCAGCCATGAAGCACCACCCTCCCACTCACACTGCAGTCTGCAGCAGCACAAGGCAGGGGCAGCCCCGTGCCAGGGGCTCACAGCTCTCCTTGGAGGGGTTCTCACCTTTCAGGCAGGTGTTCCACCCACTTCTGGTGCCCGTTGGACAGgtagtgcagggacagggctgcctTCTTCAGCACTGCCACGTACTTCACTGCCTCAGGGAGCCCCACCAGGGCAGCCCCCTGGAAACTGAGCACAGGCACCAGCAGTTAgggaattattttccttttttacccttgagaaggggctggagcaccaggagaggctgagggagctgggaaggggctcagcctggagcaaaggaggctcagggggcccttgtggctctgcacagctcctgacaggaggggacagccaggggggttgggctgtgctccagggaacagggacaggagcagagggaacagtctcaggctgggccagggcagctcagggtgggcaccaggaggaatttttgcatggaaagggctgtcaagcattagaaggggctgcctggggaggtctggagtccccatccctggaggtgtcctagacgtggcactcagtgctctgggctggggacaaggtggagaTTGTCACagcttggacttgatggtctgggagggcttttccCACCTCAGTGATTCTCTGCAAGGTTCAGCCATTCACAAAGAATTCGCCCAAAATTTGCTCTGGAACCTTTACATCTGACTAATCTTTCTCTACAATACAAGCCCAGATTGAGTCCATGACCCGTTTTTtccttcccagagcagccctcCAAGGAGAGCAAACCCTGCAGGCAGGAGCTCCCACCTGCCAGTGTCCAGGGAGGTTTCCCAGTTCAAGCCCCCAACGTTGGTCTCCCAGGAGCGCAGAATCCGCCCAGCGTTGGACACGGTGATGGCAtctggggaggaggggaggggacaaACACGGGGCTGGCACCCAGCAGGGACCAGCAAAGGGACGCCCAGCCTGTGCTCCAAGGCTGGCTCCACACCCCaggagtccccccagccctggcactgtgaGAAATAGACACTCACTTTGCAGAAACTGAGAAAGGTtcattaaaccttatcaaaaatacaacggAAGGCTGAATAGAGAAAAGGCTACAGTGccaggagcagaggattttccctgggagcaaaggattttccccaccgtgtgctcacccacacaatgaGGGTTtggccttttaaccctttaacccctccctcccaaagttctgtccatccaCCCCTTCctcgctgtccagtggtggagatctcttcctcaaatcccgACTGGAGCTCAGGTGCTCCATAGTGACAACCCCCCAaatgtcccagccccagctgttccTTGATAACCACACTAGGGGGTAaaaatataaatctataaaatctataaaactttataaatctataaaacttctcttagcATGTATACATTacatttgtctgttaattgtgcattactcatctatcacagccTTACCCTGCCCGTGGATCAGCATGGCATCGATGACTCCTTCCGCGGTGCCCTTGTCCACATGGCGCCACACTGCGAGAAACAGAGCAGGGGGAGGGTGTTTGTGCCGGCAGAGGCGCTCCTGCCTCACCGACAGGGGTTAAACCCGGGCTGCCCACGGAGCCAGCCCTCAGACAGGGGTTAAACCCCGCTGCTCACACAGCCGGCCCTCAGACAAGGGTTAAACCCCGCTGCTCACAGAGCCAGCCCTCAGACAGGGGTTAAACCCTGCTGCTAacagagccagccctcagagaggGGTTAAACTTGGCTGCCCACAGAGCCGGCCCTCAGACAGGGGTTAAACCCTGCTGCTCACGGAGCCGGCCCTCAGACAGGGGTTAAACCCGGGCTGCTCACGGAGCCAGCCCTCAGACAGGGGTTAAACCCCGCTGCTCACGGAGCCGGCCCTCAGACAGGGGTTAAACCCCGCTGCTCACACAGCCGGCCCTCAGACAGGGGTTAAACCCCGCTGCTCACAGGGCCAGCCCTCAGACAGGGGTTAAACCCCGCTGCTCACGGAGCCGGCCCTCAGACAGGGGTTAAACCCCGCTGCTCACAGGGCCAGCCCTCAGACAGGGGTTAAACCCCGCTGCTCACGGAGCCGGCCCTCAGACACGGCTGTGAGCCACCGGGCGAGCCCTCCCGCCCGCCGGGGCCGCACGGCAGCGTTAAACCAAAGGCACCCGCAGGGACCCTCAGAGTTAAACCCCGGCACCGCAGGGACCCCGAGTTAAACACCGGCACCCCTCAGTGACCCTGAGTTAAACACCGGCACCGGCAGTGACCTTCGGAGTTAAACCCCGGCACCCCACAGTGACCCTGAGTTAAACACCGGCACCCCACAGTGACCCTGAGTTAAACACCGGCACCCCTCAAGGACCCGGAGTTAAACACTGGCACCGCAGGGACCCTCAGAGTTAAACCCAGCACTCCACAGGGACCGTCAAACACCGGCACCCCTCAGGGACGCTGAGTTAAACCCAGCACCCCACAGGGACCGTCAGAGTTAAACCCCGGCACCCCGCAAGGACCCTCAAAGCGGCCACTCACGGATTTCGCCGCTCCGCGAGTTCAGGGCGGCCACCACGTTCTCCTCCGTAGCCACAACGAGCTTCTTCGAGCCCTGCGAGGCCTCCAAGGAGGCGAACTTGAGCTTCCCCACGTACTGCTGCCTCCTGCGAGAGGGAACGGCAGCAACGCTGAAATGGGACCGGGGCCTGTCCGCGGGAGCGGGGAGCGAACCCGGCGGGAGCCCGGCACTCACCAGTCGAACTTGCCCACTTGGTCCTCGTAGACGGCGGCGGCcaagggcagcaggagcaggaaaggtAACAGGAGCAGGACGGGCTGCAGCGCCGCCGCCATGACAGCGGCCCCGGCGCCCGGGGGCCTTCTGCGCCAACGggccgcccgcgccgccgcctgAGCGGGGAAAGGGCGTCCAGCGCCGCAGGAAGCGCGCAGGCAGCgcgcggggcagccccgccgctcccggcagCCCGCGCGCGGCGCGGGGGCCTCGGAGCACGGCGGAGCCATGCCCAAGTCCAAGCGGGACCGCAAAGGTgcgagcggggccggagcggggctgtACCGAGTTCCTGAGGGGCGCATCCCTGtcccccccatccctgtcccccccatccctgtcccctttcCTGTCGCGTTCTCATTCCTGGATCCCATCCTTCATCGCCCCCTTCCCTACTCCTACCCCCTTCTCCGTCCCTTTCTCATTCCTCGATCCCATCCCTCATCGCCCCCTTCACCGTCCCCTTCCCTACTCCTGTCCCCTTCGTCGTTTTCTCATGTCTCGGCCCCATCCAACGCCCCCTTCCCTCTCCCCGTCCCCTTCCCTTGTCCTTTACCCCATCCCTATCTCCTTGCCCATCTCCGCTCCCTTCTCCATTACCATCCCCTCCCGGTCCCCTCTCCCATTCTCCATTCCCACCTCCATCCCCTCTTCCATCCTCCATCCCCTCTCCCATTCTCCATCCCCTCTTCCATCCTCCGTCCCCTCTCCCATCCTCATTCCCCCCTCCATCCCTGACGCTCTCTCCGCtgctgtccccgcagtgtccctgaCGCGGACGCCCCGCAAGGGGCTGGAAGCCAAGCAGGCGCTGATCGCCGAGGTGAGTCTGGCCCCGAGCcctctgccctgtcccctctccctgccctgcccgtTCCCCCCGTGCCCTGTGCCCATCCCGGTCCCGGTAACGGCTCCCCCGCAGCTGCGGCGCTGTGTGGACACCTACAAGTACATCTTCGTGTTCTCGGTGGCCAACATGAGGAACAACAAGCTGAAGGATGTGCGGAACGCCTGGAAGCACAGCAGGTGAGCAGGGGTGCTGCGGGGTGGGGATGCCCAAGGGGGGAAGCTCCAGGGctgatcttcctcctcctcctcctcccgggcAGGATCTTCTTCGGGAAGAACAAGGTGATGATGGTGGCGCTGGGCCGGGAGCCGAGCAGCGAGTACAAGGAGAACCTGCACAAGGTACCTGCTGAGCTTCCTCTGGGTGCCCCAGAGCTTCACCTGGTGCATCCCCCATCCTGGGGAACATCCTGCAATCACATCCTGGGGTCACCCTTCTGTGGGGGTGCTAACTGGGTCCAACCATGccctgccaggagggctctgttgggtgcagcagtgcagggctgagtccctgctgctcccctgtCCCCATGGATGCTCCTTTCTTCCAGGTCAGCAAGCACCTCAGAGGGGAGGTGGGGCTGCTCTTCACCAACCGCACCAGGGACGAGGTGGATGAGTGAgtaccagcctggcacagcctttTCATTGCCACAAAACCCCAGTGAGCCCTGCTGCTTCCCTTACAGCAGGGATGCTCTCGTGGGCCTTTCCCAGCCTCTCCTGTGACAGCAGAAACCATGGaagggtttgggctgggagggaccttcaaGCCCACCTCATTCCACccccttgggcacttccagggatgcaggggcagcacaACCTCcctaagcagcagcagcagagcctggggaggTGTCAGGATCTGtcctagtgaacagatgacctgatggttcataggagtgatctcagagtgcaaaaaccaacacagtacaagggggtttgcagtgatagtcaaaacaaatgcagttttattgaaatagccACAGCAGAAATGCGACAGAGAGGggttaagggaaagaaaaagagagagaaagagagaggagagggtggggatatagctaccaacacagagacaaagtcctttggtgcagtccaccTGAGGGTCTGCCTGCTATGCTGgagagatctcaaaggctctggctaactcagaggtttttattactgaaaattgtgagggggcgggaaacagatacaatagggaatagatgcaacaggtagtccatgttctcagcagtaaatgagagccattgttttcttgctccaatggtcacaacctgcaggcaaacatctcgctttggtcagcttgcatcccccacacacctcccccaggttTGGGGTCTCAGTTCCCAGTCCTTGGAGGGAGGAGAAGGGTCTTTTAGGAGTTTCAtatctcagtccttgatggagaggctccttacatcccagtctgtctgtcatggtggttgtaaaacaggtgaggatcTTCTGTGGGacacacctgaaactcaggagaagtccagccaggccgagagctgggacagcttccaaggctATTGTTGCAAATGGGGCACTGTGCTCCCCCTTCTTAGCATAGAGCAAACAACACCTctgaaaacaatagcttaacactgagctttcaggtctcagggcctttggcgagcgactttctccttcagagccagagattctagacaggggggatcttctcttcagtggtctcccaaggatgatcgtgaggcagatgagggaaaattcagacagactctcacaggaGGCTGTGCCCAGTCCCTGTGTgagcccagggctgttcctgcccCAGCTGAAGCTCCTGTTGCCCCCCTGTGTCCCAGGTGGTTCTCCAGGTTCCGGGAGCTGGACTTTGCCCGTGCTGGGAACAAGGCTCCCTACGGGGTCAGCCTGGACACGGGGCCCCTGGAGCAGTTCCCCCACTCCATGGAGCCGCAGCTgcggcagctggggctgcccacgGCGCTGAAGAAAGGtacagcagggccaggctggggtggctgtgctcctggggacactgagggacagttCTACACACACAGCAGCTTtggggaggctgaggtggctgtgctcctggggacactgagggacactgctgcacacacagcagctTTGGGGCTG
This genomic stretch from Melospiza melodia melodia isolate bMelMel2 chromosome 26, bMelMel2.pri, whole genome shotgun sequence harbors:
- the MRTO4 gene encoding mRNA turnover protein 4 homolog encodes the protein MPKSKRDRKVSLTRTPRKGLEAKQALIAELRRCVDTYKYIFVFSVANMRNNKLKDVRNAWKHSRIFFGKNKVMMVALGREPSSEYKENLHKVSKHLRGEVGLLFTNRTRDEVDEWFSRFRELDFARAGNKAPYGVSLDTGPLEQFPHSMEPQLRQLGLPTALKKGVVTLLSDYEVCKEGDVLTPEQARVLKLFGYEMAEFKVTMKFLWNSETGDFQKLVGDAAEEEEEEDDDDDDSNED